In Rhizobium sp. CIAT894, the genomic window GTGCCGTCACCATGATCGTGCTCGGCGGCAGCCTTGCAGCGCCGCTTCAGGCGCTTCTCGGCATCTATGCCCTGCCGGCGGCCGCCTTTGGCGGCGGTCTCGTCACGACGCTGCTGCTCTACAGGATCGCCACCCGCCACGGCCAGACCTCGGTGGCAACGATGCTGCTTGCCGGCATCGCTCTCAGCGCGCTTGCCCTGGCGATGACGGGTCTGCTGATCTACATGGCCAACGACCAGCAGCTGCGCGACCTGACATTCTGGAGCATGGGCTCGCTGGCCGGCGCCACATGGACGAAGATCGCCGCCGCCAGCCCGATCATTCTCCTGTCCTTCACCGCCCTGCCCTTCATGGCGCGCGGCCTCAATGCCATCACGCTTGGCGAGGCCGCCGCCTTTCATATGGGCGTGCCGGTGCAGCGGCTGAAGAATGTCGCGATAACAGGCGTCGCCGCGGCGACCGGCGCATCCGTCGCCGCCAGCGGCGGCATTGGTTTCGTCGGCATCGTCGTGCCGCATATCCTGCGCATGGCGATCGGCCCGGACCATCGTTTCCTGCTGCCGGCCGCAGCTCTTCTCGGCGGCTCTCTGCTGATTTTCGCCGACGTGCTCGCCCGCACCCTGGTCGCCCCGGCCGAGCTGCCGATCGGTATCATCACCGCGGCGGTCGGCGGGCCGTTCTTCCTGTGGATTCTGCTGAGGCAGCGTTCGCGCCTTGCCCTGTGAGTGACTTTGTGAGCGACGTGCAGATGATCGAAGTGTCCGGCCTCTCCGTACGCCTTTCCGGCAAATCGATCATCAACGACGTCGCCTTCACGGCAAAATCAGGCGAGCTGACGGCGATTGCCGGGCCGAACGGCTCCGGCAAGACGACGACGATGAAAGCCATATCGGGCGAGCTTGCCTATGGCGGCTCGGTGCGCATCGGCGGCGACGAGGTGAAAGAGCTGAAGCCCTGGCGCCTTGCCGCCCTTCGTGGCGTGCTGCCGCAGGCAAGCACCATCTCCTTTCCGTTCACCGTGCGCGAGATCGTCCGCATGGGCCTGACATCGGGCATCAACCTCAATCCCGACAAGGCCGAGCAGATGGCGGCGGCAGCACTTGCATCGGTCGACCTGACCGGCTTCGAAGGCCGGTTTTATCAGGAACTCTCCGGCGGCGAGCAGCAGCGCGTGCAGCTTGCCCGCGTGCTCTGCCAGATCGCCGAGCCCGTCGTCGACGGCAAACCCTGCTGGCTGCTGCTCGACGAGCCGGTCTCGAGCCTCGACATCAGCCACCAGCTGACGATCATGACGCTTGCCCGCAATTTCTGCGAACGCGGCGGCGGCGTCATCGCCGTCATGCATGATCTCAACCTGACGGCGCTCTTTGCCGACCGCATCGTGCTGATGAAATCCGGCCGCCTTGCCGCTGCCGGCAGCATCGGTGACGTGTTGACGGATGAAACGATGCTGTCGGTGTTCGGCTGCGCGCTGCGGATCAACCAGGTGCCGGCCGACGGCACGCCCTTCGTGCTCGCCCACAGCGCCATTTCCGAGCGCTAACCGCCGCGTGCGGCGGAACTTTTGACCGCCCGGCACGTTTTCGGCAGTGATCTGGGTCAATGCCGGGCGATATCTCTTATGCAACGGACGGTGGTGACCCCAGTGCGAAATAGGCGGGCTTGCGCGCGCCCCAGCCAATGGAGACAGCCATGAGCTATTCTATCTTCCAGTCCGGCCGCAGCCGCCGCAACGGCACCTTCCACAATCTGGAATCCGGCATCGAGGAGCAGATCGAGGCGCTGCGCGACGACCTCGCGGAACTGACGCGCCTCGTCGGCAAGAGCTCGCGTCACCAAAGCGAGAAAATCCGCAGCCAGGCCGGCGCCGGCTATGAGGAATTGCTCGGCCGCAGCGAGGATCTGCTGCGCGAATTGCAGCACGGCTATGAACGCGGCACGACCGAAATGCGCGAAACCGTGCGCAAACATCCGCTGGCAACCATCGGCGCCGCAGCCGTTTTCGGCCTCGCCATCGCCTTCCTCGCCCGCCGCTGAGGAAGCGCGATGCTGTCGATCCTCAGCCTGCTGACGGGCGCAAGCGTGCACCGGACCGTTGCGCGCGCCAGGCGCAATAGCATCTTCATCGCGCTTGCCGCACTTTTTCTCCTCACCGCTTACGCGCTGGCCGTCACCGCCGGCGCCATCTGGCTCGCCGGCATCTACGGCCCGGTCGGCGCCGCTCTCTTCCTCGCCGCCTGCGCGCTGCTGATCGCCATCATTGCACTGGTGGTGATGGCGGTGATGAATGCCCAGGAGAAGCGCCGCGCCCGCGAACGCCGCGCGGCACTGGAATCTCTAGCGGCAGTGGGCCTCGGCCTCGTCCGCGCTCAGCCGCTGCTGACGGCCGGCGTCTTGGCGGCGATCGTCGCGGCCAATCTGGTGGGGACGAAGCGGGAGGATTGATCTTCTTGCGCCGACCGCCTCCCCGATCCGGAAGAGGTGAAGCCCCACCTCTCCTCCCTCATTCCTGTGCTCGTCACAGGAATCCAGCCACGGCGCGTCCGCGCCGTGAATGAACCAAATCGTCACGAAAAAGTCTTTCGCGCCCAAGGACTTGGGCGCACTGGATTCCTGTGACAAGCACAGGAATGAGGGTGGAGAGGTAGTGCCACGAATGGTGATGCAAAAGCCGGCGCCTCGACAGGCAGCCGGCTCTCGCAATCATCACTCCTCAAAATGCAAACGCCTTCGACGTCAGTGGCGCCGAAGTGGCGTCGGGGCCGAAATCGGCTTCGCCTGATATCTGCAGCAGTTCCTGCAGCCGCTGGCGGGCGCGGTTGACGCGGCTCTTGATGGTGCCGACGGCGCAGCCGCAGATTTCGGCCGCTTCCTCGTAGGAGAAACCCGAGGCGCCGACGAGGATGATCGCCTCGCGCTGGTCCGGGGGCAGCTGGTCGAGCGCCTTCTTGAAATCCTGCAGATCGAGCGCCCCGTATTGCGAGGGATGCATTGCCATCGATTCCGTGAACAGTCCGTCGCTGTCCTGGACCTCACGGCCGCTCTTGCGCATCTGGCTGTAGAGTTCGTTGCGCAGGATGGTAAAGAGCCAGGCCTTCATATTGGTGCCCATCTCGAAATGATCCTGCTTGGCCCAGGCCTTCATGATGGTATCCTGGACAAGATCGTCGGCGCGGTCATGCCGCCCGATCAGCGAAATGGCGAAAGCACGGAGACTTGGGAGGGCCGCCAGCAGTTCCCGCTTGAAGCTGGGTTGCGTTTTTTCTTCCATGCCGATGATCCTATTCGGCCAGCTTGGCAGAAGCCATCATTTCGGCATGGTCAAGCTTTTCGAGAAGATCGAGAAAACGATCGGGAATCGCCTCTTCCTGCGCGGATGCATACAGCGACCGCAGCTTGACGCCGATCTGATTGTTCGGGTCCAGAATATCGCTTGCCCGCAGCTCCAGCTTACGCTGATCGGCTGCTTCTTTCTTGCGTGTCGTCATCAATTCGTCTTCTCGCCGGTTGTCTGTTGGGGCGTGCATAGGATCAATCGCGATTTCAACCATCGAAGCCGAGCCTTCGATTGTCGATGTCGCTGGCATTTCTTGTTTCATGGGTCAAAACGCTACGCCCTTTCTTCGTCGGCTGGAATAATGCGGCGTGACAAAAAAAGTTCCTGCGGTTCCGGAACTTTTTTAGCAAGGCGGCGTTAACCGCTCATTGAAACCAAGACCGGCCTGCATACGGGAGCCCTGAATGACACTTTCCACTCGAATTGCGCCGCACCTTCCTTATCTGCGCCGCTATTCCCGCGCCCTTACCGGCACTCAGACTTCGGGCGACGCCTATGTTGCCGCCGTTCTTGAAGCCATCATCGCCGATCTCACGATTTTCCCGGATACGGCGAATGACCGGGTGGCACTCTACAAACTGTTTACGCAATTGTTTGGTTCCACCGCAGTCCAGATTCCAGAGCCGACATCGCCCTATGCCTGGGAACAGCGCGCCACGCTCAACCTTTCGAAGGTTTCACCGGGCGCCCGTCAGGCCTTCCTGCTCGCCTCCGTCGAGAATTTCCGCGTCGCCGAGATCGGTGAAATCCTGGAACTCGACGAACAGGATGTGATGCGGCTGCTCGACATGGCCTCGCAGGAGATTTCCCGTCAGGTCGCAACCGATATCATGATCATCGAGGACGAACCGCTGATCGCCATGGATATCGAGCAAATGGTCGAAAGCCTCGGCCATCGCGTCACCGGTATTGCCCGCACGCATGCCGAGGCCGTGGCGCTCTACAACAAGACCAAGCCGAGCATGGTGCTGGCCGACATCCAGCTTGCCGACGGCAGTTCCGGCATCGACGCGGTCAACGACATCCTCAAGACATCGAGCGTGCCGGTGATCTTCATCACCGCTTTCCCGGAAAGGCTTCTGACCGGCGAGCGCCCCGAACCGACTTTCCTTGTCACCAAGCCCTTCAATCCAGACATGGTCAAGGCACTGATCAGCCAAGCGCTTTTCTTCAACGAATCGACCAGAGTGGCCGCCTGAGACGCAATTCTTCGGCCTTCGGAACCAAATCGTGAAAACAGGCGTTCCGGTGCTACCGGGACGCTCCGGTGGCTTTAACGGTTTTTGCAGCGCTTTGTTCTAGAGTTGACAGGCGAGGCCTTGAGGGCGCTCGCTTTCAGCGAAGTCCAAGATGTCACAAGGAAAGGCGGCCGAGTGAATAGGACTGAACCATTGTCCGGCGTGCCTTTTACCTTCGAAGGCAAAGCCGCAATGATGGAACGCGCGCTCGGCAGCGCCGGGATTTCGATCCTCTGCCAGGACGCCCGGCTTTCGATCTTCTACGCCGAAAATCTGCCGCCGCATTTCGCGGCACTCTTTACGCCCGGCGGCAGCGACGCCGCTCTTTTCGGCGACGCTCATGGGCAATATCTGACAGCGCTGAAACACAAGGTATTGGAAACCGGCATCCCCAACAATGCCGAGATCGAGATCGCCGTCGACGGTGAAACGCGCAGCTATGAATTGAAAATCCAGCGAACCGGTGAGCGCGGCGAATACGGACTTCTGTCCGTCATGGCTGAGGTCACCGAAAGCCGGCATCGTGAAAAGGTGCTGAAATCGCTGTTGCGCGAACTTTCGCACCGCTCGAAAAACCTTCTCGCCATCATCCAGGGCATCGCCACGCAGACGGCGCGCAACACGCTTTCTCTCGACAGCTTCCTCGTCAAGTTTCGCGGGCGGTTGCAATCGCTTTCCAACTCGCAGGATCTGATCACGGATTCGAGTTGGCGCGGCGCCTATCTCTTCGAACTTGCCGAAAAACAGTTCGCCCCCTACTGGCCGGAAACGTCAGGTTCCATGCCGATCTATGGCATCAATGCCCATCTGACCCCGAATGCCGCCGTGCATGTCGGGCTCGCCCTCCACGAACTCATCGTCAACTCCGCCTCCTATGGCGCGATCTCAGGCGGCGGCGCCTCGATCACGCTGAATTGCCGGGAAGCCATGATCGGCGAGAAGA contains:
- a CDS encoding response regulator, with the protein product MTLSTRIAPHLPYLRRYSRALTGTQTSGDAYVAAVLEAIIADLTIFPDTANDRVALYKLFTQLFGSTAVQIPEPTSPYAWEQRATLNLSKVSPGARQAFLLASVENFRVAEIGEILELDEQDVMRLLDMASQEISRQVATDIMIIEDEPLIAMDIEQMVESLGHRVTGIARTHAEAVALYNKTKPSMVLADIQLADGSSGIDAVNDILKTSSVPVIFITAFPERLLTGERPEPTFLVTKPFNPDMVKALISQALFFNESTRVAA
- a CDS encoding RNA polymerase sigma factor, encoding MEEKTQPSFKRELLAALPSLRAFAISLIGRHDRADDLVQDTIMKAWAKQDHFEMGTNMKAWLFTILRNELYSQMRKSGREVQDSDGLFTESMAMHPSQYGALDLQDFKKALDQLPPDQREAIILVGASGFSYEEAAEICGCAVGTIKSRVNRARQRLQELLQISGEADFGPDATSAPLTSKAFAF
- a CDS encoding DUF883 family protein; this encodes MSYSIFQSGRSRRNGTFHNLESGIEEQIEALRDDLAELTRLVGKSSRHQSEKIRSQAGAGYEELLGRSEDLLRELQHGYERGTTEMRETVRKHPLATIGAAAVFGLAIAFLARR
- a CDS encoding iron ABC transporter permease; amino-acid sequence: MALPQAMMERRRPFPIAEIRANRQAGDRTRLALLVIALLVIGSVFSMLFSVTTGASDASILDVIGNMAGSEAALSTRDRIIIFDIRLPRAILGFLIGASLAVSGTVMQGLFRNPLADPGLVGVSSGASLGAVTMIVLGGSLAAPLQALLGIYALPAAAFGGGLVTTLLLYRIATRHGQTSVATMLLAGIALSALALAMTGLLIYMANDQQLRDLTFWSMGSLAGATWTKIAAASPIILLSFTALPFMARGLNAITLGEAAAFHMGVPVQRLKNVAITGVAAATGASVAASGGIGFVGIVVPHILRMAIGPDHRFLLPAAALLGGSLLIFADVLARTLVAPAELPIGIITAAVGGPFFLWILLRQRSRLAL
- a CDS encoding heme ABC transporter ATP-binding protein, translating into MIEVSGLSVRLSGKSIINDVAFTAKSGELTAIAGPNGSGKTTTMKAISGELAYGGSVRIGGDEVKELKPWRLAALRGVLPQASTISFPFTVREIVRMGLTSGINLNPDKAEQMAAAALASVDLTGFEGRFYQELSGGEQQRVQLARVLCQIAEPVVDGKPCWLLLDEPVSSLDISHQLTIMTLARNFCERGGGVIAVMHDLNLTALFADRIVLMKSGRLAAAGSIGDVLTDETMLSVFGCALRINQVPADGTPFVLAHSAISER
- a CDS encoding NepR family anti-sigma factor, translating into MTTRKKEAADQRKLELRASDILDPNNQIGVKLRSLYASAQEEAIPDRFLDLLEKLDHAEMMASAKLAE
- a CDS encoding sensor histidine kinase, translating into MSGVPFTFEGKAAMMERALGSAGISILCQDARLSIFYAENLPPHFAALFTPGGSDAALFGDAHGQYLTALKHKVLETGIPNNAEIEIAVDGETRSYELKIQRTGERGEYGLLSVMAEVTESRHREKVLKSLLRELSHRSKNLLAIIQGIATQTARNTLSLDSFLVKFRGRLQSLSNSQDLITDSSWRGAYLFELAEKQFAPYWPETSGSMPIYGINAHLTPNAAVHVGLALHELIVNSASYGAISGGGASITLNCREAMIGEKKAIEVAWAEVLQDQSEIHEFSDNSFGRTVLERVVPSSVNGKAELSLVPGRIEYRLTIPETEFEIFKRV